Proteins encoded together in one Luteimonas fraxinea window:
- the fabV gene encoding enoyl-ACP reductase FabV gives MIIHPKVRGFICTTTHPTGCDHNVRDQIAATRARGVRDDGPKKVLVIGASSGYGLAARISAAFGFGADTLGVFFEKPGTDKKAGTAGWYNSAAFDRYAKEAGLYSRSINGDAFSDAARAQAIDLIRNEMGGQVDLVVYSLASPVRKLPGTGEVKRSALKPIGEAYTSTAIDTNKDQIIEASIEPATEQEIADTVTVMGGEDWQLWIDALREAGVLADGAKTVAFSYIGTEITWPIYWHGALGKAKADLDATARRIDAQLAETGGSANVAVLKSVVTQASAAIPVLPLYIAIAFKVMKEKGLHEGTLDQLDRLFRERMYRADGAPAEVDDEARLRLDDWELRDDVQAQCKALWPQITSENLFALTDYAGYKHEFLKLFGFERSDVDYDAEVNPVAEFDVIELRD, from the coding sequence GTGATCATCCATCCCAAGGTCCGCGGCTTCATCTGCACCACCACGCATCCGACCGGCTGCGACCACAACGTGCGCGACCAGATCGCCGCCACGCGCGCGCGCGGCGTTCGCGACGACGGTCCGAAAAAGGTGCTGGTGATCGGCGCGTCCAGCGGCTACGGCCTGGCGGCACGCATCAGCGCGGCGTTCGGCTTCGGCGCCGACACGCTCGGTGTGTTCTTTGAAAAGCCCGGCACCGACAAGAAGGCCGGCACGGCCGGCTGGTACAACTCGGCCGCGTTCGATCGCTACGCCAAGGAGGCTGGTCTCTACAGCCGCTCGATCAACGGCGATGCGTTCTCCGACGCCGCGCGCGCGCAGGCGATCGACCTGATCAGGAACGAGATGGGCGGCCAGGTCGATCTGGTCGTCTATTCGCTGGCCTCGCCGGTGCGCAAGCTGCCCGGTACCGGTGAAGTGAAGCGCTCGGCGCTCAAGCCGATCGGCGAGGCCTACACCTCGACCGCGATCGACACCAACAAGGACCAGATCATCGAAGCGTCGATCGAGCCCGCGACCGAGCAGGAGATCGCCGACACCGTGACCGTGATGGGCGGCGAAGACTGGCAGCTGTGGATCGACGCGCTGCGCGAAGCCGGTGTGCTGGCCGACGGCGCGAAGACCGTGGCCTTCAGCTACATCGGCACCGAGATCACCTGGCCGATCTACTGGCACGGCGCGCTGGGCAAGGCCAAGGCCGACCTCGACGCGACCGCGCGTCGCATCGATGCGCAGCTCGCCGAAACCGGCGGCAGTGCGAACGTCGCCGTGCTCAAGTCGGTCGTCACCCAGGCCAGCGCCGCGATTCCGGTGCTGCCGCTGTACATCGCCATCGCTTTCAAGGTGATGAAGGAAAAGGGCCTGCACGAGGGCACGCTCGACCAGCTCGACCGCCTGTTCCGCGAACGCATGTACCGCGCCGACGGCGCACCGGCCGAAGTCGACGACGAAGCGCGCCTGCGCCTCGACGACTGGGAACTGCGCGACGACGTGCAGGCGCAGTGCAAGGCGCTGTGGCCGCAGATCACCAGCGAGAACCTGTTCGCGCTGACCGACTACGCCGGGTACAAGCACGAGTTCCTCAAACTGTTCGGTTTCGAGCGCAGTGATGTGGATTACGACGCGGAAGTGAATCCGGTGGCGGAGTTCGATGTGATCGAATTGCGCGACTGA